In bacterium 336/3, the following proteins share a genomic window:
- a CDS encoding phospho-N-acetylmuramoyl-pentapeptide-transferase codes for MLYYLFDYLEHEFDFFGAGVFQYISFRAGAASLLSLLISTIYGKKIINYLRKKQIGEDIRNLGLSGQMEKKGTPTMGGVIIILAILIPTLLFAKLDNIYVLLLIITLVGLGFIGFLDDYLKLAKKNKEGLSGKFKIVGQVSIGLVVGVTLYYHSGIVVQERVPLGQETRIEQIKKEEKDVRIDKIERKGEKPYYAVAYKSTKTTVPFLKGNSFDYKVLNVVHTDWLEAIIYIGMVIFVVTAVSNAANITDGIDGLAAGTSGIIGLTLAIFAYLSGNIIFSGYLNIMYIPNLGELVIFATAFAGACAGFLWYNSFPAQIFMGDTGSLALGGVIAVLAICVRKELMIPVLCGIFFAEVLSVTLQVAYFKYQKRKHGLEYAQKNRLFLMAPLHHHYQKKGYHEAKIVTRFWLISILLAVFCLVTLKLR; via the coding sequence ATGTTATATTACCTTTTTGATTACTTAGAACACGAATTTGATTTTTTTGGTGCTGGTGTGTTTCAGTATATTTCTTTTAGGGCTGGAGCAGCCTCCTTACTTTCTTTACTGATTAGTACAATTTATGGTAAAAAAATCATCAATTATTTACGTAAAAAACAGATAGGTGAGGACATCAGAAATTTAGGTCTGAGTGGACAGATGGAGAAAAAAGGAACACCTACAATGGGTGGAGTCATCATTATTCTTGCTATTCTTATCCCAACACTTCTTTTTGCCAAATTAGATAATATTTATGTATTACTATTGATTATCACGCTTGTAGGTTTGGGTTTTATTGGTTTTTTGGACGATTATTTAAAGCTTGCCAAGAAAAATAAAGAAGGACTTTCAGGAAAATTTAAAATTGTAGGGCAAGTAAGTATTGGCTTAGTCGTTGGAGTAACACTTTATTATCATAGTGGAATAGTGGTACAAGAACGTGTACCTTTAGGACAAGAAACACGAATAGAGCAAATTAAAAAAGAAGAAAAAGATGTTAGAATTGATAAAATAGAAAGAAAAGGAGAAAAACCTTATTATGCAGTAGCCTATAAATCTACTAAAACAACCGTTCCTTTTTTAAAAGGAAATTCTTTTGACTATAAAGTGCTCAATGTGGTACACACAGACTGGCTGGAGGCGATTATTTATATTGGAATGGTTATCTTTGTAGTAACAGCAGTCTCGAATGCAGCAAATATTACAGATGGCATAGATGGGCTTGCAGCTGGTACGTCAGGCATTATAGGGCTTACACTTGCTATTTTCGCATATTTATCAGGAAATATCATCTTTTCTGGTTACCTGAATATCATGTATATCCCAAATTTGGGAGAACTCGTCATATTTGCAACAGCATTTGCAGGGGCTTGTGCTGGTTTTTTATGGTACAATTCATTTCCTGCTCAGATTTTTATGGGAGATACAGGTAGCCTTGCATTGGGTGGTGTGATAGCTGTTTTGGCTATTTGTGTACGCAAAGAACTCATGATACCTGTTTTGTGTGGGATATTTTTTGCGGAAGTTCTTTCTGTAACCTTACAAGTTGCATATTTTAAATACCAAAAAAGAAAGCATGGTTTAGAATATGCTCAAAAAAATCGTTTGTTTTTGATGGCTCCCTTACATCATCATTACCAGAAAAAAGGCTATCATGAGGCTAAAATTGTAACACGTTTCTGGCTGATTAGCATTCTACTAGCTGTATTTTGTTTAGTAACACTAAAATTAAGATAA
- a CDS encoding nicotinate-nucleotide pyrophosphorylase (catalyzes the formation of pyridine-2,3-dicarboxylate and 5-phospho-alpha-D-ribose 1-diphosphate from nictinate D-ribonucleotide), producing the protein MRPSYANDEALYNLIDNALKEDVGDGDHSSLSSVPNNAMGKAQLIIKDNGILAGMELAQIIFDRVDADLKVDVRIQDGTKVEKGQIGLYVEGKAQSILKAERLVLNCMQRMSGIATFTDILNQKIAHTKAKLLDTRKTTPNFRICEKWAVWIGGGKNHRFGLYDMIMLKDNHIDYAGGIQKAVLAAQNYLKETGKKLRIEVETRNLQEVQEALEVGGVDVIMLDNMNTTMMKEAVAMIAGKVETEASGGITYDTIAAVAECGVDFISVGALTHSIKSMDISLKAMKA; encoded by the coding sequence ATGCGACCATCTTACGCCAACGACGAAGCTCTTTATAACCTCATTGACAATGCCTTGAAAGAAGATGTAGGTGACGGAGACCATTCTTCCCTTTCGTCTGTACCCAATAACGCTATGGGCAAAGCCCAACTCATTATCAAAGATAATGGTATTCTTGCAGGTATGGAGCTTGCTCAGATTATTTTTGATAGAGTAGATGCAGATTTAAAAGTAGATGTACGCATACAAGATGGTACAAAAGTAGAAAAAGGACAAATTGGGTTGTATGTAGAAGGGAAAGCTCAGTCTATTTTAAAAGCTGAACGCCTCGTTCTCAATTGTATGCAACGTATGAGTGGTATTGCTACTTTCACTGATATACTCAATCAGAAAATAGCTCATACCAAAGCCAAATTATTAGATACCCGCAAAACAACACCCAATTTCAGAATTTGCGAAAAATGGGCTGTATGGATTGGTGGAGGTAAAAATCACCGTTTTGGCTTATACGACATGATTATGCTCAAAGACAACCACATAGATTATGCAGGTGGCATCCAAAAAGCTGTTTTGGCAGCACAAAATTACCTCAAAGAAACAGGTAAAAAGCTACGAATTGAAGTAGAAACCAGAAATCTTCAGGAAGTACAAGAAGCCCTTGAAGTGGGTGGCGTGGATGTAATTATGCTTGATAACATGAATACAACCATGATGAAAGAAGCTGTAGCCATGATTGCAGGCAAAGTTGAAACAGAAGCCTCTGGAGGCATCACATACGATACTATTGCTGCTGTCGCAGAATGTGGTGTTGATTTTATTTCGGTGGGAGCTCTTACCCATTCCATTAAAAGTATGGATATTAGTCTGAAAGCCATGAAAGCCTAA
- a CDS encoding alanine dehydrogenase: protein MKLGVIREGKIPVDRRVVLLPEQCKKIEQDFPEVKVFVQSSVVRCLKDEEYEALNLPVMENMDECDVLVGVKEVPIKDLIPNKTYFFFSHTIKKQAYNKKLLQVCLEKKIRLIDYECLTDIKEERIIAFGRYAGIVGAYHAFRTWGLKYRLYELHRAIDCKDYDDLLKELKKVRLPNIKIAITGRGRSGKGAIEIVKALNIRQVSPEEYLNQTFNEPVFVVLASSDYYKAKNTNTPFDKFYDNPELFESDFVKYANQTDLYISTHFWNPKAPKLFTLEDSKSPNFKISIIADITCDIEGSIPTTLRASTIADPLYDFNPETGQEERAFSNLNNITMMAVDNLPTELPFGASKDFGEQFMKQVLPQFFNGDKDKVLERATIAQNGKLTPYFTYLQDYVDGK, encoded by the coding sequence ATGAAGTTAGGTGTTATTAGAGAAGGGAAAATTCCCGTAGATAGACGTGTAGTATTATTGCCAGAACAGTGCAAAAAAATTGAACAAGATTTTCCTGAAGTAAAAGTATTTGTGCAGTCGAGTGTGGTTCGTTGTCTCAAAGACGAAGAATATGAAGCTCTTAATCTGCCTGTTATGGAAAATATGGATGAATGTGATGTGCTTGTAGGCGTGAAAGAAGTCCCTATCAAAGATTTAATACCTAACAAAACTTATTTCTTTTTTTCACATACCATCAAAAAACAAGCATATAATAAAAAATTATTGCAAGTTTGTTTAGAAAAAAAAATTAGACTCATTGATTACGAGTGTCTTACAGATATAAAAGAAGAAAGAATTATTGCTTTTGGGCGTTATGCAGGCATTGTAGGGGCATATCATGCGTTTCGTACATGGGGGCTTAAATACAGACTCTATGAGCTTCATAGAGCCATTGATTGCAAAGATTATGATGATTTACTCAAAGAACTTAAAAAAGTACGTTTGCCAAACATCAAGATAGCTATTACAGGCAGAGGGCGTTCAGGAAAAGGTGCTATCGAAATTGTAAAAGCTCTTAATATCAGGCAAGTAAGCCCAGAAGAATATTTGAATCAAACTTTCAACGAGCCCGTTTTTGTGGTGTTGGCTTCTTCAGATTATTACAAAGCAAAAAATACAAATACTCCATTCGATAAGTTTTATGACAATCCAGAACTTTTTGAATCTGATTTTGTAAAATATGCCAATCAGACAGATTTGTATATTTCTACTCACTTCTGGAATCCAAAAGCTCCTAAACTATTTACGTTGGAAGACTCCAAAAGCCCCAATTTTAAAATTAGTATCATTGCAGATATTACCTGCGATATAGAAGGCTCAATTCCTACAACCCTAAGAGCTTCAACAATTGCAGACCCACTTTATGATTTTAACCCAGAAACAGGACAAGAGGAGAGGGCTTTTAGTAATCTGAATAATATTACCATGATGGCAGTAGATAATTTGCCTACAGAACTTCCTTTTGGTGCTTCTAAAGATTTTGGTGAGCAATTTATGAAACAAGTATTGCCTCAGTTTTTTAACGGAGATAAAGATAAGGTTTTGGAAAGAGCTACCATTGCTCAAAATGGCAAACTGACACCCTATTTTACATATTTGCAAGATTATGTAGATGGGAAATAA
- a CDS encoding adenosylmethionine-8-amino-7-oxononanoate aminotransferase (catalyzes the formation of S-adenosyl-4-methylthionine-2-oxobutanoate and 7,8-diaminononanoate from S-adenosyl-L-methionine and 8-amino-7-oxononanoate), whose translation MIVHSAISSKDKQYIWHPFTPLVGSEPALPITKAQGVYLYTEDGQKILDGIASWWVNLHGHSHPKIAEAIYEQAQTLEHIIFAGFTHKPATELAERLLAILPQNQKKVFYSDDGSTACEVALKMALQYWYNQGIKKNKIIALEGAYHGDTFGAMSVGSRNPFNAPFQEKLFDVEFLPFPTCYQGGCCGGTRSTEKCISVGQTLKKMEELAASGEVAAFIYEPLVQGAAGMRMYSVEILDALLEIAKKHNILCIADEVMTGFGRTGKLFASEYCTNKPDIMCLSKGITGGFMALGATTCTEEVISVFRSPESSKTFYHGHSFTANPIACAAALASMDLLIHKDCIKAINQIEQSHIRFESKIAKHKAIKNIRSIGTILAIELKNSEESSYFNSIGKEVYQFFLEKNMLLRPLGNVVYVMPPYIILQEELQQIYEAIEELLSQYS comes from the coding sequence ATGATTGTGCATTCAGCTATTTCTTCTAAAGATAAACAATATATTTGGCATCCTTTCACTCCTCTTGTTGGCTCTGAACCAGCTTTGCCTATTACAAAAGCCCAAGGGGTATATCTTTACACAGAAGATGGTCAAAAAATTTTAGATGGAATTGCTTCGTGGTGGGTAAATTTACATGGACATAGTCATCCAAAAATTGCTGAAGCCATTTATGAACAGGCTCAAACCTTAGAGCATATTATTTTTGCAGGTTTTACTCATAAGCCAGCTACAGAACTCGCTGAAAGGCTTTTAGCTATTTTACCTCAAAATCAGAAAAAAGTTTTTTACTCAGATGATGGTAGTACAGCTTGTGAAGTAGCTCTTAAAATGGCTTTACAATATTGGTATAATCAAGGTATTAAAAAGAATAAAATTATTGCTTTGGAAGGTGCTTATCATGGAGATACCTTTGGGGCAATGTCAGTGGGTAGTCGAAATCCTTTCAATGCTCCATTTCAAGAAAAATTATTTGATGTGGAGTTCCTGCCCTTCCCTACTTGCTATCAGGGTGGTTGTTGTGGAGGTACACGAAGTACAGAGAAGTGTATTTCAGTTGGTCAAACCCTTAAAAAAATGGAAGAATTGGCTGCTTCTGGGGAGGTCGCTGCCTTCATTTATGAACCTCTTGTACAAGGAGCTGCTGGTATGCGAATGTATAGTGTCGAAATTTTAGATGCACTTTTAGAAATAGCTAAGAAACACAATATTTTGTGCATTGCAGATGAAGTGATGACAGGTTTTGGACGAACAGGAAAACTTTTTGCATCAGAATATTGTACAAATAAACCTGATATTATGTGTCTTTCTAAAGGCATTACGGGTGGTTTTATGGCTTTGGGAGCAACTACTTGTACCGAAGAAGTCATTTCTGTATTTCGTTCACCAGAGTCATCTAAAACATTTTATCATGGACATTCTTTTACAGCCAACCCCATTGCTTGTGCTGCTGCTTTGGCTAGCATGGATTTACTCATTCATAAAGATTGCATAAAAGCTATTAATCAAATAGAACAGTCTCATATTCGTTTTGAATCGAAAATTGCCAAACACAAAGCCATTAAGAATATCCGAAGTATTGGAACAATCTTGGCTATTGAGCTGAAAAATAGCGAAGAAAGCAGTTATTTTAACAGTATAGGCAAAGAAGTCTATCAGTTTTTCTTAGAAAAAAATATGCTTCTTCGCCCTTTGGGAAATGTGGTATATGTAATGCCTCCATACATAATTCTACAAGAAGAATTACAGCAAATTTATGAAGCTATTGAAGAACTTTTGAGTCAATATAGTTAA
- a CDS encoding carnitine dehydratase produces MNRKPTQGPLQGIRILDLTRLLPGPLGTMLMADMGAEVIKIESPNQPDYVRNFPPVYEADNQEFSANYLAFNRSKISLSLDYTQPEGKEIFLELVKTADIVVEQFRPKYLDKFGIGYEDAKKVNDKIIYVSITGYGQNGAYSHFAGHDLNYISYAGILGQIGAKNQDPTIPAVQMADVAGGSYMCVIASLSALHARNTTQKGQHVDVSMTDAIMPLLTVPFTYYQATKQVQKRGETPLSGMFPNYHVYACKDGKYIALATLEAKFWMKFCQIFQKPEFLGFAMPQEEEMMQKNKETLAEFFKNEPREYWLKISEENDLLISPVYEIDEVEHDKHLKTREMFVEMHHPQIGTIKELGVPLKFSETKATPAWIAPNLGEDTQTILETLGISQERLQDLQEKKIITF; encoded by the coding sequence ATGAATAGAAAACCCACTCAAGGTCCTTTACAGGGCATTCGTATTTTAGATTTAACAAGATTATTGCCAGGTCCCTTAGGTACAATGCTTATGGCAGATATGGGGGCAGAAGTTATTAAGATAGAAAGTCCCAACCAACCTGATTATGTTCGTAATTTTCCGCCTGTTTACGAAGCTGATAATCAAGAATTTTCAGCAAACTATTTAGCGTTCAATCGTTCTAAAATAAGTCTTTCTTTGGATTATACCCAACCTGAAGGGAAGGAGATATTTTTAGAACTTGTAAAAACAGCCGATATTGTAGTAGAGCAATTCAGACCCAAATATTTAGATAAATTTGGAATAGGTTATGAAGATGCTAAAAAAGTAAACGACAAAATTATTTATGTTTCTATTACAGGATATGGTCAGAATGGGGCATACAGTCATTTTGCAGGACACGATTTGAATTATATTAGTTATGCAGGTATTTTAGGACAAATAGGGGCTAAGAATCAAGATCCTACTATTCCTGCTGTTCAAATGGCAGATGTAGCAGGAGGCTCATATATGTGTGTAATCGCTTCTCTTTCAGCTTTACATGCAAGAAATACTACTCAAAAAGGGCAACATGTAGATGTATCCATGACTGATGCTATCATGCCACTCCTTACAGTACCTTTTACCTATTACCAAGCCACCAAACAAGTACAAAAACGAGGAGAAACACCTCTTTCTGGAATGTTTCCAAATTATCATGTCTATGCTTGTAAAGATGGGAAATATATAGCCTTAGCAACACTTGAGGCTAAATTTTGGATGAAATTTTGTCAAATTTTTCAAAAACCTGAATTTTTGGGTTTTGCCATGCCTCAAGAAGAGGAAATGATGCAAAAAAACAAGGAAACTCTTGCTGAATTTTTCAAAAATGAACCAAGAGAGTATTGGCTTAAAATCAGTGAAGAAAATGATTTACTCATCAGTCCTGTTTATGAAATAGATGAAGTAGAACATGATAAACACCTCAAAACGAGAGAAATGTTCGTTGAAATGCATCATCCTCAAATTGGAACAATTAAAGAATTAGGAGTTCCTTTAAAATTTTCAGAAACAAAAGCCACACCTGCTTGGATAGCCCCAAACTTAGGTGAAGACACTCAAACTATTTTAGAAACGCTGGGTATTTCACAAGAACGCCTTCAAGACCTTCAAGAAAAGAAAATAATTACTTTTTAG
- a CDS encoding choline dehydrogenase, which produces MNYDYIIVGAGSAGCVLANRLSENTENKVLLIEAGGKDTKMEIHIPAAYSKLNRSAVDWAFYSEPQKNVLNRKLFQPRGKVLGGSSSTNAMAYIRGNAEDYNDWASMGCDGWSFEDVLPYFIKSEHNEDYEKLDKRFHGKNGLLNVRSAYSHHAVSESFIKACMELGMPLNPDFNGESQEGVNFFQFTVKNHKRHSTATAFLKPIQKRPNLDILTNAHVGKILIDEHEACGIEIISKGNSYKIYCEKEVILSAGAFGSPQLLMLSGIGDATFLKKQGIEVKKDLIGVGKNLQDHCFAMVSSSSKVPTANHDLKIHNQIKGVLEYFLFKKGVATASPLEANAFMRLDSQTDRPDMQFHFVPAHLGGYDVDMYNLNKYPTHSGYTILATLLRPESRGYVSIQSKNPLDAPIIQPNYLDTEKDQKTLIQGVKKAFEVMQTNAFDKFRKEIYFPKNIENEKDILEHICKTLECVYHPVGTCKMGTENDEMSVVNSHLQVKGIKRLRVVDASIMPQITTGNTNAPVIMIAEKAADMILKTK; this is translated from the coding sequence ATTGTAGGAGCAGGTTCGGCGGGTTGTGTTTTAGCCAATAGACTCTCAGAAAATACTGAAAATAAAGTTCTTTTGATTGAAGCAGGAGGGAAAGACACTAAAATGGAAATTCATATCCCTGCTGCATACTCTAAACTTAATCGTAGTGCAGTAGATTGGGCTTTTTACTCTGAACCTCAAAAAAATGTTCTCAATAGAAAACTTTTTCAACCACGAGGCAAAGTACTTGGTGGTAGTAGCTCTACCAATGCAATGGCTTATATCAGAGGTAATGCCGAAGATTATAACGATTGGGCTTCTATGGGTTGTGACGGTTGGAGTTTTGAAGATGTATTGCCTTATTTTATCAAATCGGAACATAACGAAGATTATGAAAAATTGGATAAAAGATTTCATGGGAAAAATGGATTGCTCAATGTTCGTTCTGCTTATTCGCATCATGCTGTTTCAGAATCGTTTATAAAAGCTTGTATGGAGTTGGGTATGCCTTTAAACCCAGATTTCAATGGTGAAAGTCAAGAAGGGGTAAATTTTTTTCAGTTTACTGTTAAAAATCATAAACGACATAGTACAGCAACAGCATTTTTAAAACCTATCCAAAAAAGACCCAATTTGGATATTCTAACCAATGCCCATGTAGGCAAAATCTTGATAGATGAGCATGAAGCTTGTGGAATAGAAATTATTTCTAAAGGTAATTCATACAAAATTTATTGTGAAAAAGAAGTTATTCTATCAGCTGGAGCATTTGGTTCGCCTCAATTGCTTATGCTTTCTGGTATCGGAGATGCTACATTTCTAAAAAAACAAGGTATTGAAGTTAAAAAAGATTTGATAGGTGTAGGAAAAAATCTACAAGACCATTGTTTTGCAATGGTAAGTAGTTCATCTAAAGTGCCAACAGCCAATCATGATTTGAAAATACATAACCAAATTAAAGGAGTTTTAGAGTACTTTTTATTCAAAAAGGGAGTCGCAACTGCCTCACCACTTGAAGCGAATGCATTTATGAGACTTGATAGCCAAACAGATCGTCCTGATATGCAATTTCATTTTGTTCCTGCTCATCTAGGTGGTTATGATGTAGATATGTATAATTTGAATAAATATCCAACGCATAGTGGTTACACAATTTTAGCGACTCTTTTACGTCCTGAAAGTAGAGGATATGTAAGTATTCAGTCGAAAAATCCATTGGATGCCCCCATCATACAGCCCAATTATTTAGATACAGAAAAAGACCAAAAAACACTCATTCAAGGTGTAAAAAAAGCTTTTGAAGTAATGCAAACCAATGCATTCGATAAATTTAGAAAAGAAATATATTTTCCTAAAAATATTGAAAATGAGAAAGATATATTAGAACATATTTGTAAAACACTCGAATGTGTATATCATCCAGTGGGTACTTGCAAAATGGGAACTGAAAATGATGAAATGAGCGTTGTAAACAGCCATTTACAAGTAAAAGGGATTAAAAGATTAAGGGTTGTGGATGCATCCATTATGCCACAAATTACGACTGGTAATACCAATGCCCCAGTTATTATGATTGCAGAAAAAGCTGCTGATATGATTTTAAAAACGAAGTAA
- a CDS encoding acetyltransferase — MALILSVRGYTPKFGNNCFIAPNATVVGEVETGDNCTIWFNAVVRGDVNTIKMGNNCNIQDGVIVHCTYQKSKTILGNNVSVAHNAIIHGCTIEDNVLIGMGAIIMDNVHIGEGCIIAAGAIVPANTKIEAGSIWAGNPAKFLKPVGDKVSEIQRIANNYPMYASWFKDIEQN; from the coding sequence ATGGCTCTTATTTTATCTGTTCGTGGTTACACTCCTAAGTTTGGGAACAATTGTTTCATAGCTCCAAATGCAACTGTAGTTGGTGAAGTAGAAACAGGTGATAACTGCACTATTTGGTTCAATGCTGTGGTACGTGGTGATGTAAATACCATCAAGATGGGTAATAACTGTAATATCCAAGATGGTGTGATCGTACATTGTACCTATCAGAAATCAAAAACTATTTTAGGAAATAATGTTTCTGTTGCTCATAATGCTATTATTCATGGTTGTACCATAGAAGACAATGTACTCATTGGCATGGGGGCAATTATCATGGATAATGTTCATATTGGGGAAGGTTGCATCATTGCAGCTGGAGCAATTGTGCCAGCCAATACCAAAATTGAGGCAGGTAGTATTTGGGCAGGTAATCCTGCTAAGTTTTTAAAACCTGTTGGCGATAAAGTATCTGAAATACAAAGAATTGCTAATAATTATCCTATGTATGCAAGTTGGTTTAAGGATATAGAACAGAATTAG